A stretch of Mytilus edulis chromosome 11, xbMytEdul2.2, whole genome shotgun sequence DNA encodes these proteins:
- the LOC139494212 gene encoding uncharacterized protein DDB_G0290587-like, which translates to MTTPTRNHYTTMTTPASNQYTTMTTPASNQYTTMTTPASNQYTTMTTPASNQYTTMTTPASNQYTTMTTPASNQYTTMTTPASNQYTTMTTPASNQYTTMTTPASNQYTTMTTPASNQYTTMTTPASNQYTTMTTPASNQYTTMTTPASNQYTTMTTYTIINTY; encoded by the coding sequence ATGACCACACCGACAAGAAACCATTATACCACTATGACCACACCGGCAAGTAACCAATATACCACTATGACCACACCAGCAAGTAACCAATATACCACTATGACCACACCAGCAAGTAACCAATATACCACTATGACAACACCAGCAAGTAACCAATATACCACTATGACCACACCAGCAAGTAACCAATATACCACTATGACCACACCAGCAAGTAACCAATATACCACTATGACCACACCAGCAAGTAACCAATATACCACTATGACCACACCAGCAAGTAACCAATATACCACTATGACCACACCAGCAAGTAACCAATATACCACTATGACCACACCAGCAAGTAACCAATATACCACTATGACCACACCAGCAAGTAACCAATATACCACTATGACCACACCAGCAAGTAACCAATATACCACTATGACCACACCAGCAAGTAACCAATATACCACTATGACCAcatatacaattattaatacatattag